In one Diabrotica virgifera virgifera chromosome 7, PGI_DIABVI_V3a genomic region, the following are encoded:
- the LOC126887985 gene encoding uncharacterized protein LOC126887985, giving the protein MNDIQNDDFGLHGELRSSFHNFVRMSSSDFEELMTLIGGKIAKLNTNFRDSISIKDRLAVTLRFLASGDSYQSLMYLCKISVPSISRIIPEVCDALNEVLNDYIKVPTNSAQWQKLANDYNTRWNFPMCVGSMDGKHVVMQSPKYSGSEFFNYKGTFSIVLFAVVDANYNFTYVYIGCQGRISDGGVFKNTGFAKSLSKEMLNLPENASLPEREKRVPYVFVADDAFPLSPNILKPFSGHQDRGSMQRIFNYRLSRARRVVENVFGILASVFRIFRKPILLEPPKVEKIVQTCVLLHNYLRRNTESKNTYTPPGSFDVEDIDSGTIRNGSWRNESQPTASMLPLKPVARKSLQEAQNIRNEYCEYFISDQGQVPWQLKYA; this is encoded by the exons ATGAACGACATCCAAAATGATGACTTTGGGTTGCATGGGGAACTGCGCTCATCTTTTCATAATTTTGTGAGAATGTCTTCCTCTGATTTTGAAGAACTAATGACATTAATTGGAGGAAAAATTGCCAAGTTAAATACAAACTTCAGAGATTCAATTTCTATTAAAGATCGATTAGCAGTAACACTGAGGTTCCTTGCAAGTGGGGACAGTTATCAAAGCTTAATGTACTTATGTAAAATATCTGTTCCCTCCATATCACGAATTATACCAGAAGTGTGTGATGCCCTAAATGAAGTTCTTAATGATTACATAAAG gTGCCCACCAACTCAGCACAGTGGCAAAAGTTGGCGAATGATTATAACACTAGATGGAACTTCCCAATGTGCGTGGGAAGCATGGATGGGAAGCACGTTGTCATGCAATCACCCAAATATAGTGGAAgtgaattttttaattataaaggCACATTTAGCATAGTTCTCTTTGCTGTAGTCGATGCAAACTACAATTTCACCTACGTGTACATTGGTTGCCAAGGGCGTATATCAGATGGGGGAGTTTTTAAAAATACCGGCTTTGCCAAATCTTTGAGCAAAGAAATGCTTAACTTACCCGAAAACGCATCCCTTCCAGAAAGAGAGAAACGTGTACCGTATGTTTTTGTAGCCGACGATGCTTTTCCCTTATCACCAAATATATTGAAACCGTTCTCCGGACACCAGGATCGCGGATCTATGCAACGCATATTTAACTACCGTCTGAGCCGAGCAAGAAGAGTGGTCGAAAATGTGTTTGGTATATTGGCCTCTGTGTTCCGTATTTTCAGAAAACCTATACTACTAGAACCACCAAAAGTAGAAAAAATTGTGCAAACTTGTGTTTTATTACATAATTACCTGCGCCGAAATACCGAATCAAAAAATACTTATACACCACCGGGGTCATTTGACGTAGAAGATATAGATTCGGGAACTATTAGAAATGGATCGTGGAGGAATGAATCACAACCAACTGCATCAATGTTACCTCTAAAACCTGTGGCTAGGAAATCTTTGCAAGAAGCACAAAATATAAGAAATGaatattgtgaatattttatttcagACCAAGGACAAGTACCCTGGCAATTAAAATATGCGTAA